The genomic interval CTCATCCTGATAGGCATATTTATATTTCCTGGACGAACGCACCCAGAAGTCGAAATCTTCATAACTCAAGGATTCATCATAGCCGCCCAGTGCCTCCAACACGCTTTTGCGCATCATCATGGTAGGCGTACAAATAAAATACTGCTGTAATACTTGCTGATACACATCTCCGGAAGGAATACTTTTTCTGGACTTTCCCTGCGTATCCGTCTGGTAATGATGTGATACAACAATGGAGCGCTCGTTTATATAAGCGGCATTAGAAAATATTACACCATAGCGAGTATCCAGCGTTTCAAACAGGCTTACCTGTTTTTCTATCCTTGTATCAAGCAGTACGTCGTCGGCCGCAAGATCAATAATGTATGTACCGGAAGCCAGCAATAGTGCCCGGTTAAAGGAACGGCAATTACCCAGATTGATTTCATTTACCAGAAACTGTACCTGCGGATGTTCTTTCAAAAATGCATGAATGACTGCCACACTGTTATCACTACTGGCATCATCTACCACGATCAGCTCGATAGCAGCATATGTCTGGTTAATTACCGAAAACAGGGCTTCTGTTACAAACCGCTCATGGTTATAGCACAAACAAATAACCGTCACCGGCGGATAAGCTCTTCTGTCTGAGGGAGTCAACAAATAATAAATTAAATAAGAATTAAACCATTTTCTTCAATCCATTTCTAAGCAACAATCAAAACAAAATTAAACAACAATTCACATGAAAAAAGTAGTTTTGAATACCATCGCATATGCTGTAGCAGCCGGTATTATGTTCACCGCCTGTAAAAAGGAAGACGAAGCCCCGGTGCAGCCCACAGAAAAAGCGGTAGAAGATAATAGCATGAGCATGGCTGAATCCGATGAGGTGCTGGCTATTGCTGAAGAAGAAATGAACAGCAATTACAGCAACATGCGGATAGATGCTACCCAGGAAACGCATGAGAATTCACACGGAGCTACAATCACTTTCACGCCCAAAGGCAGTAATGCTACCGGTAGCATATTAATAGACTTTGGAACCACAGGCATTAAGTCGGATGTAGATGGCAAAACCCGCAAAGGAAAGATTCTGATCACCTTTACCGGCAAATACAGAACTCCTGGCACTACTCAAACTATTACATTTGATAATTATCAGGTAAATGGAAATAAAGTGGAAGGCACCCAGATACTTACACATGCTGTAGAAAATAATACCTATAAAACCAATGTAAAAATAACTGGTGGCAAAATTAGTTATACAGATAATACTACCATAACATGGAACAGTGAACATGTAAGAACCTGGAATCTGAATGGCACATTGCTCAACTTTGAAGATGATGAATTTACGGTAAGTGGTACATCAAGTGGTAAAGCCCGGGATGGCAAGAATTTTTCTTCAGTAATAGCAGTAGGGACCCCCTTATTATGGAAGTTTTCCTGCTTGAGTGAAAGCAGATTTGTAGCGGTAAGCGGTATTGTAAAAGTAATGCCAGAAGGCGGACAGGAATGGACAGCTGATTACGGCAATGGTTCCTGCGACCGGGAGGTTGTAGTAAAATCGGGTAACTTCACTGCTACCATTACTTTAGAAAAATAATTACCAGGTTTCGAAAATGATTTAATTTTATAAATTTCTTCTGAGTAAAGCCTTTCCAGAATTCTGGAAAGGCTTTTTTATTTATATTTTTCATTGTTCAAAACCTTTTTGGGGTTTACAGGTATAAGCATTTATTTTGCTGAAAGACACTCCACATTTTTATACCTGATATTTATGATGAAGCATGGGGCAAACTACCTCGGCAACAGACGTTGCTCATTTACTTTATGGGCGCCTCTGGCCGAAAAAGTCGAATTGCATCTTATATCTCCGGAAGAACGATTGATGGCCATGGAAAAAAAAGAACACGGGTATTTTTCTGTTGAAACAGACAATATATCTCCTGGTACGCAATATTTTTACCGGCTTAATGGCGAAAAAGACCGCCCGGACCCAGCTTCGCATTTTCAACCGGAAGGTTTACACAAAGCTTCCCAGGTGATCGATCATACTACCTATCAGTGGAAGGATAATACCTGGCAAGGTATTGAGCTGAAAGATATGATTATCTATGAACTCCATGTAGGCACATTTACTCCGGAAGGTACCTTTCAGGCTTTGATTAGCCGGTTGGATGATTTAGTGGATCTTGGAATTAATGCCATTGAAATTATGCCCATTTCCCAGTTCCCTGGTAACCGCAACTGGGGCTATGATGGTGTTCATCCCTATTCCGTTCAAAATTCCTATGGCACTCCCGATGACCTTCGGCAACTGGTAGATGAATGTCATGCCAGGGGAATTGCCGTAATTCTGGATATGGTATACAACCACCTGGGTCCGGAAGGAAATTATGTAACGGAAATGGGACCTTACTTTATTGATAAGTACCATACCCCCTGGGGAGCTGCTCTAAACTTTGATGAATATTACTGCGATCCGGTGCGGGATTTTTTTGCAGAAAGTGCGGTATTTTTCTTAGATAATTACCATATAGACGGACTCCGGCTGGATGCCATTCATGCTGTATTTGATATGGGCGCTGTTCACTTCTGGCAGTATGTGACCGAAAAAATAGAGCAACTCTCTTTGCTCAAAGGCAAACGCTTTTTCACCATTGCCGAAAGTGACCTGAATGATACCAAAGTAATAAAGCCTCGTGAGATAGGCGGCTGGGGATTCGACAGCCAGTGGATGGATGATTTTCACCATTCCTTGCATGCTTTACTTACTAAGGAAAAAACAGGATATTATTCCGATTTTGGCAGGCTGGAACACCTGGCAAAAGCCATACAGAAAGGATATGTGTATAATGGAGATTATTCTGAATATCGCAAAAGGAAATATGGCAATGATTCTTCCAGCCACTCAGGCGAAGATTTTGTGGTATGTATCCAGAACCATGACCAGGTAGGCAACCGCATGCTGGGCGACCGGATCACCAGTCTACTTTCTGTTGAAGCACTTAAACTGGCAGCCGCTACGATGCTGCTTTCTCCTTACATTCCAATGCTGTTTATGGGTGAAGAGTATGCCGAGGATGCGCCGTTTACTTATTTTGTAAGTCATACCGACTCCTGGCTGGTAGAAGCGGTACGCAACGGCCGCAAAGCGGAATTTTCTGCATTTGCCTGGCTAGGTGAAGCGCCTGACCCCCAGGCAGAAGAAACATTCCAATCTTCTAAACTACAATGGCACAAACGCACGGAAGGAAAACAACAGCTTATATATCGCTGGTACAAACAATTGATTGCCTTACGCAAAGAACGGACTGCTTTGCACCATCCGGATAAAAATAATGTACAAGTAAGTATAGCCGCCCAGCATATTCTGGTATTACAGCGCTGGCATGAATCTGATGATTTGTTATGCCTGCTCAACTTTGCTGATACACCAACAGAATTCCGCCTAGAAGGAAATGACAGCATCTGGCAGCAGATCCTGGATTCTACAGATACTAAATTTGGCGGCACAGGTTCAGATTTACCATATGTATTACAGTCGAATACCAGGTTGCAACTAAGTCCGTACAGTGTTACAGTGTACGAAAGGCGAAGCTCGGAAAGCTAGATAGGGAATCTTTGTAGAATCAATGGGATTGTTCTACTTACAGAATAAATTTAATTTAAATCCAATGATGAATGCACATGCCCGGTTCTGCCAGGCTTATGAAATTGAGGAGGTTGAATTACTTGGCCGTTTATATGAAATAGATGAATTGATACTTTTTCTGCCTCCTCAACCCACAGTTGAAGAGAAGAAAATATTGCAGGCATTGCTTGGTCTACAGGGTGAAACCTACGGCTATATGGACTGGGTGAAATCCAATAATACCTTCGAATTGATCATGCAATGGCGTGAGCAAACTGAAAATCTGTGATATAAACTACTCTTTTGGATGAATTCCTTTATTTTGCCGAAAATTTATCTGCATGAGCCGTTTGTTGTACTCAGTTGCTTTACAAATATATGGTTTACTTATCCACCTGGTAGCCCTATGGAATCCCAAAGCGAAACAGTGGATAAATGGCAGAAAACATATTTTTGAACGGATTACCAACGCTTTTCAGGGAAATACATTGCCTGTCGCCTGGTTTCATGCCGCTTCTTTAGGCGAGTTTGAACAAGCCCGGCCGGTTATTGAACAGTTCCGGAAAGAATTTCCAGACTATAAAATTCTGCTTACTTTCTTTTCTCCATCCGGCTATGAGGTACGGAAAAATTACCCGGGTGCTGATTACATATTTTACATGCCTCTGGATACTACTTCCCATGCACGCACTTTTATCAAATTGGTACAACCTGCAATTGTGTTTTTCGCCAAGTATGAGTTCTGGTACCATTACCTGAATGAGCTAAAAAGAGCCAATATTCCGGTAATTTCATTTTCAGCTATTTTCCGCAAAGAGCAGGTGTTTTTTAAATCGTATGGCGGTTTTTTCCGGTCTATTCTCCGGAATTTTGAGCATATTTTTGTACAGAACCAGATGTCTGCGGCACTTCTGCAAAGCATTAGCATCCAACAAACTTCTGTGGCTGGCGACACCAGATTTGACCGGGTACAAACCATTGCCAGCCAGAAAAAGGATTTACCTCTGATAGCTTCTTTCAAGCAAGACAAAAAACTAGTAGTAATAGGTAGCAGCTGGCCACAAGATATGCATGTATTGCTGCCGTTTCTGAACAGTTTTATACAGCCGCTTAAAGTGATTATTGCTCCACACGAAATTCATGAAGCAGAGATCGTCCGCCTGCAAGAACAAATCCGGAAAAAATCAGTGCGTTTCTCTCAGGCTCAGAAGGATGATATAGCATCGTCTGATGTGCTTATCATTGATAATATTGGTATGTTATCTTCCTTATACCAATATGGTGAATTTGCGTATATCGGAGGTGCGTTTGGCAAAGGATTACATAATATTCTGGAAGCGGCTACTTTTGGAATGCCCATATTCTTCGGCCCCCACTACCATAGATTCCAGGAAGCCGTAGATTTGATTGCATCCGGAGGGGCTGTTTCTGTAAACAACTCAGAAGAATTTGGCAAACATTTCACAAACTTATATGAACACGAAGAAGAAAGGCTCCAAAAAGCAGAAGTTTCCAGGCAATACGTAGCCAGCCGCACCGGGGCTACTCAAAAAATTATGGCTTACACCCACCAGCTACTTTCCGGGAAAAGTGCTTAAGCTATCATCGTTATTGTAAAGGGCCAAATTATATTCTTGATATGCACTACTTAAATTTTAAGCCAACTACTTTCTATCTTCTTCCTGCAATCTTTTATTAATATTAATAGCGGCTTTACTCCCTTCAGCGGCTGCGATCACTACTTGTTGCATATCCTTATCGGCATCTCCGGCAGCATATACACCTGGCACAGTCGTCTGTTGTAATCTATCTGTCCGGATCATTCCCTTATCTGAATACCTGCAGCCCAGCTGCTGTGCAAGATCAGATTGCTGAACAAAACCCAGCACAAAAAACAAACCCCGGCATTCTATATAACTTCCGTCTTTGAAATGGATCAATTCCAGTTGTGAATCTGTGCCAGATAGTTTGGAGATCTTTTCAGTATGAACAGCTATCCCATTAGCCTGTAGCCGAACTATATCTTCCGGGATAAGCCGGTTTTTTCCATCTGTACACAGGGTAACCTTCGGGCTCCAGGTTTTTAGGGATAACGCCAGTCCTATAGCAACCCGGCCTTTTCCATACGCCACCAGAGGCTGATTCCGTTTTTGCCAGCCATCACAATATGGGCAATGATGTACACTTTTGCCGTAATACAAGTCTATATCTTTAATTTCAGGTAAATAATCCCGTACACCAGTAGCAATCAGAATTTTTCTGGCCAGATATTGTTCGCCATCTTTTGTTTCTACTTGGAATAAACCATCCTTTTGAGACGCTTTGGTTATTTCACAAAATTTAAAATCTACGCCATAGGGTTCGAGTTGTTCACGCCCGATGCGTAACAACTCCATAGGAGGAGTATTATCTCTGGTAAAAAATCCCCAGGAAGCCTCTGTTCTGGCATTTCTTGGTGTTCCGGCATCACATACCAATACTTTTCGCAGGCAGCGCCCCAATACTAATGCAGCACTCAATCCGGCAGGTCCGCCACCGGCAATAATCACATCATAGGTTTGCATAGGGAGAACACAACAGGTAAATAAACGTATATAGCTTGTATCTAATGATTTAGCATACAAAAAACTTAAAAATCAACACGCAATTTTCAAGTTTTCTTTCTTACAATCCAACTTATCCTGGATGCTTACGTAACCCTAAAGTAAATAATCATCTAAATCCATCAAATTTTTGCAATCATTATCAAAAAACTATGGAACCCAGACTTAAAAACAAAGTAGCCATTGTTACCGGTGGAGGTGCCGGCATTGGCGAAGCTATTAGTAAAAAATTTGCCCTGGAAGGCGCCAGAGTACTGGTTTGCGGCATGCCCGACGATCCAATAGATGCAGTAGTAAAAGAAATAACCAGCAAAGGTGGATTGGCGGTAGCCTACAAAGGAGATATATCTC from Rhodocytophaga rosea carries:
- a CDS encoding YfhO family protein, producing the protein MKKVVLNTIAYAVAAGIMFTACKKEDEAPVQPTEKAVEDNSMSMAESDEVLAIAEEEMNSNYSNMRIDATQETHENSHGATITFTPKGSNATGSILIDFGTTGIKSDVDGKTRKGKILITFTGKYRTPGTTQTITFDNYQVNGNKVEGTQILTHAVENNTYKTNVKITGGKISYTDNTTITWNSEHVRTWNLNGTLLNFEDDEFTVSGTSSGKARDGKNFSSVIAVGTPLLWKFSCLSESRFVAVSGIVKVMPEGGQEWTADYGNGSCDREVVVKSGNFTATITLEK
- the treZ gene encoding malto-oligosyltrehalose trehalohydrolase; protein product: MMKHGANYLGNRRCSFTLWAPLAEKVELHLISPEERLMAMEKKEHGYFSVETDNISPGTQYFYRLNGEKDRPDPASHFQPEGLHKASQVIDHTTYQWKDNTWQGIELKDMIIYELHVGTFTPEGTFQALISRLDDLVDLGINAIEIMPISQFPGNRNWGYDGVHPYSVQNSYGTPDDLRQLVDECHARGIAVILDMVYNHLGPEGNYVTEMGPYFIDKYHTPWGAALNFDEYYCDPVRDFFAESAVFFLDNYHIDGLRLDAIHAVFDMGAVHFWQYVTEKIEQLSLLKGKRFFTIAESDLNDTKVIKPREIGGWGFDSQWMDDFHHSLHALLTKEKTGYYSDFGRLEHLAKAIQKGYVYNGDYSEYRKRKYGNDSSSHSGEDFVVCIQNHDQVGNRMLGDRITSLLSVEALKLAAATMLLSPYIPMLFMGEEYAEDAPFTYFVSHTDSWLVEAVRNGRKAEFSAFAWLGEAPDPQAEETFQSSKLQWHKRTEGKQQLIYRWYKQLIALRKERTALHHPDKNNVQVSIAAQHILVLQRWHESDDLLCLLNFADTPTEFRLEGNDSIWQQILDSTDTKFGGTGSDLPYVLQSNTRLQLSPYSVTVYERRSSES
- a CDS encoding NAD(P)/FAD-dependent oxidoreductase → MQTYDVIIAGGGPAGLSAALVLGRCLRKVLVCDAGTPRNARTEASWGFFTRDNTPPMELLRIGREQLEPYGVDFKFCEITKASQKDGLFQVETKDGEQYLARKILIATGVRDYLPEIKDIDLYYGKSVHHCPYCDGWQKRNQPLVAYGKGRVAIGLALSLKTWSPKVTLCTDGKNRLIPEDIVRLQANGIAVHTEKISKLSGTDSQLELIHFKDGSYIECRGLFFVLGFVQQSDLAQQLGCRYSDKGMIRTDRLQQTTVPGVYAAGDADKDMQQVVIAAAEGSKAAININKRLQEEDRK
- a CDS encoding 3-deoxy-D-manno-octulosonic acid transferase; translation: MSRLLYSVALQIYGLLIHLVALWNPKAKQWINGRKHIFERITNAFQGNTLPVAWFHAASLGEFEQARPVIEQFRKEFPDYKILLTFFSPSGYEVRKNYPGADYIFYMPLDTTSHARTFIKLVQPAIVFFAKYEFWYHYLNELKRANIPVISFSAIFRKEQVFFKSYGGFFRSILRNFEHIFVQNQMSAALLQSISIQQTSVAGDTRFDRVQTIASQKKDLPLIASFKQDKKLVVIGSSWPQDMHVLLPFLNSFIQPLKVIIAPHEIHEAEIVRLQEQIRKKSVRFSQAQKDDIASSDVLIIDNIGMLSSLYQYGEFAYIGGAFGKGLHNILEAATFGMPIFFGPHYHRFQEAVDLIASGGAVSVNNSEEFGKHFTNLYEHEEERLQKAEVSRQYVASRTGATQKIMAYTHQLLSGKSA
- a CDS encoding glycosyltransferase family 2 protein → MTPSDRRAYPPVTVICLCYNHERFVTEALFSVINQTYAAIELIVVDDASSDNSVAVIHAFLKEHPQVQFLVNEINLGNCRSFNRALLLASGTYIIDLAADDVLLDTRIEKQVSLFETLDTRYGVIFSNAAYINERSIVVSHHYQTDTQGKSRKSIPSGDVYQQVLQQYFICTPTMMMRKSVLEALGGYDESLSYEDFDFWVRSSRKYKYAYQDEILTFKRKVKGSLSTKFYQLRQNKLLESTLIVCQKAYKLNRTEGERQALATNIRYHLRQSYYTKNYPLVSGYAALLKELSYIDFITQVILWLSTHKISVWSLYKLYLRIFLKFRP